The nucleotide window GGGCAGGGCCGAGCAGAAGGCATTCATCGTCGGTCACGACTGGGGTGCGCCGGTTGCGTGGACGTTCGCCTGGCTGCACCCGGACCGTTGCTCCGGGGTGGTCGGAATCAGCGTTCCGTTCGCGGGGCGCGGAGTGATCGGCTTGCCGGGTAGCCCCTTTGGCGAGCACAGCCCCAAGGACTACCACCTAGAGCTCGCCGGCGAAGGCCGGGTCTGGTATCAGGACTACTTCTCCGCCCAGGATGGCATCATCACCGAGATCGAGGAGGACCTGCGCGGCTGGCTGCTGGGATTGACCTACACGGTCTCCGGTGACGGCATGATCTTGGCCACCAAGGCGGCTGTCGATGCCGGTGTCGACCTCGCGTCGATGTCTCCGATCGACGTGATCCGTGCCGGTCCGCTGTGTATGGCCGAAGGGGCACGACTCAAGGACGCGTTCATCTATCCCGAGGCCATGCCGGGCTGGTTCACCGACGCCGACCTTGACTTCTACACCAGTGAATTCGAACGCTCCGGGTTTGGCGGACCGCTCAGCTTCTACCACAACATCGACAACGATTGGCACGACCTGGCCGATCAGGAAGGCAAACCGCTAACCCCGCCCGCCCTGTTCATCGGTGGCCAGTACGACGTCGGCACCACGTGGGGAGCCGAGGCCGTCGCCCGCGCGCACGAGGTCATGTCCGATTACCGCGGCACCCACATGGTGGCCGACGTGGGACACTGGATACAGCAGGAGGCGCCCGAGGAAACCAATCGATTGTTGCTCGAATTTCTTGGTGGGCTGCGGCCGTGAGTTGTGCTTTCGACATGGTTCCCCAGACCGTCGATCATTTCGACGGAGCGGCGTTGCGGCGGGCTTTCGGCTGCTTTCCCTCCGGTGTGATCGCGGTCTGCGCAGTGGTCGACGGCGTGCCGGTGGGGATGGCGGCGAGCTCGTTCACGTCCGTTTCGGTTGACCCGCCGCTGGTGTCGATCTGCGTGCAGAACACCTCAACGACGTGGCCCAAGTTACGCGACCGTCCGCACCTCGGAATCAGCGTGCTTGCCGAGGATCATGACGAAGCCTGCATCAGCCTGTCACGCAAGGCAGGTGACCGCTTTGCCGGGGTCTTCTGGAGTGAACTGGCAAGTGGGGGCGTCGTCGTTCTGGGAGCCAGCGCCTGGTTGGACTGCCGCCCGCACGCTGAGGTCGCGGCGGGGGATCACACCATTGCCCTGCTGGAAATCTGTGCGCTCGGAGCCAGTCCGGACACCCCACCGCTGGTCTTCCATGGCAGCCGATTTCGCCGGCTGGCAAGCACGGAGGTGCGGTAGATGAAAACGACCGATGTGCGGGTGTGCCGCGCAATCGCCGCGGTGGCAGCGGGTCGCCCGGTCGTGATCACCGGCGACACCGAGAGCGACGGCTACCTTGTCTTCGCCGCAGACGTCGCCAGCCCGCGGCTGCTGACGTTCACCGTCCGCCACACCTCCGGTTATGTTCGCGTTGCGCTGCCGGGCTCAGAGTGTGCCCGGTTGGACCTTCCGCCAATGTGCCCCAAGGACAGCGAACATTGCGTATCGGTCGATTTTCGCGGGACGGGCACCGGCATTTCTGCGCGCGACCGCGCCCGGACCATCTCGGCTCTGGCGTCGGCTGAATCCAGCGCCGCGGATTTTTCTCGCCCGGGTCATGTGGTCCCGCTGCGGGCCGAGGCGACCGGCGTATTGGGACGGCCGCGACCCGCCGAGGCGGCCGTCGATCTTGCCCGCCTTGCCGGGCGCGGGCCAGCCGCGGCGCTGTGCGAAATCGTCTCCCGCCGAAATCCGGTCGCAATGGCCCGCGGCGCAGAGTTGGTCGAGTTCGCCGTCGAACACGGCTTGGCCGTGGTTTCGATCGCCGAACTGGCGGCGTACCGGCGGCGCACCGAACCGCAAGTGGTGCGGCTGGCGGAGACAATCCTGCCGACCTGGGCCGGTGCCTGCCGCGTCATCGGTTTTCGTGACGTCCATTCCGGCGGCGAACATTTGGCGGTGATTGTCGGCTCGGCTGATGCCGGCGTACCCGTTGCGCTCCACGTGCACGTCGAGTGCCTGGCTGGAGTCGTGTTCGGTTCCACAGCCTGCGCATGCGGG belongs to Mycobacterium basiliense and includes:
- a CDS encoding alpha/beta fold hydrolase; amino-acid sequence: MSQVHRLLNCRGTRIHAVEAGPTGPDRPLVVLLHGFPESWYSWRHQIPALAAAGYHVVAIDQRGYGRSSKFRVQKAYRIKELVGDVVGVIDACSAGRAEQKAFIVGHDWGAPVAWTFAWLHPDRCSGVVGISVPFAGRGVIGLPGSPFGEHSPKDYHLELAGEGRVWYQDYFSAQDGIITEIEEDLRGWLLGLTYTVSGDGMILATKAAVDAGVDLASMSPIDVIRAGPLCMAEGARLKDAFIYPEAMPGWFTDADLDFYTSEFERSGFGGPLSFYHNIDNDWHDLADQEGKPLTPPALFIGGQYDVGTTWGAEAVARAHEVMSDYRGTHMVADVGHWIQQEAPEETNRLLLEFLGGLRP
- a CDS encoding flavin reductase family protein — protein: MSCAFDMVPQTVDHFDGAALRRAFGCFPSGVIAVCAVVDGVPVGMAASSFTSVSVDPPLVSICVQNTSTTWPKLRDRPHLGISVLAEDHDEACISLSRKAGDRFAGVFWSELASGGVVVLGASAWLDCRPHAEVAAGDHTIALLEICALGASPDTPPLVFHGSRFRRLASTEVR
- a CDS encoding 3,4-dihydroxy-2-butanone-4-phosphate synthase, with protein sequence MKTTDVRVCRAIAAVAAGRPVVITGDTESDGYLVFAADVASPRLLTFTVRHTSGYVRVALPGSECARLDLPPMCPKDSEHCVSVDFRGTGTGISARDRARTISALASAESSAADFSRPGHVVPLRAEATGVLGRPRPAEAAVDLARLAGRGPAAALCEIVSRRNPVAMARGAELVEFAVEHGLAVVSIAELAAYRRRTEPQVVRLAETILPTWAGACRVIGFRDVHSGGEHLAVIVGSADAGVPVALHVHVECLAGVVFGSTACACGRELNGALTRMSAQGGGMVLYLRPPGAQRACGLLSGDNATPGGLVTETVAWILRDLGVYALKLSDDMPGFGLVMFGAIREYGMHPPQSDTLAAAG